One region of Chryseobacterium sp. SORGH_AS_0447 genomic DNA includes:
- a CDS encoding DNA polymerase III subunit alpha has product MYLNCHSFHSLRYGTLSVEELVQKAKALEIKTLVLTDINTVTAIYDFKKQCDDVGIKPIAGMEIRKENRLLYIAIAREFSGIGEVNRMMTAHNCDGAELSEIAPDFENVFVVYPLQNIPKQLKDNEYIGIREEELNFLVRPELKKHMDRMVILQPVTFISQKEYNLHMILRAIDNNTLLSKLSEHDICRKSEYFKSERELTEDFQFYPEIIENTQKLLEACSFEFDFKKVRNKQHYTKSKAADLKMLTRLAYLGLEKRYGANHEEARKRVERELKVINERNFCSYFLITWDIVRYSNRMGLMHVGRGSGANSIVSYCLGITDICPLELDLYFERFLNLNRNSPPDFDVDWSWQDRDTILEYIFKRYGKEHVAFCGTNVQFKYKSIFREVGKVFGLPKEELDSLANDPIEKHDRNSIVKHVHRYGALMEKFPNQRSMHACGILISEEPITNFTALEMPPKGFPIAQFDMDTAEDMRLEKLDILSQRGLGTINDTVALIKKTRAIDIDIRDTRISKNEQKCNEYLAIGKTIGCFYIESPAMRGLLRRLKCDNYRILVAASSIIRPGVAQSGMMREYIFRHNHPDRFEYFHPIFEENLKETYGIMVYQEDVIKIAQYFGGVSLADADTLRRAMSGKGRSIEKLQEVKANFFEKCKDEGHSEALTVEAFRQIESFAGYSFCKAHSASYAVESYQSLYLKVYYPLEFMVSVINNQGGFYRTEVYIHEAKMSGGNIQLPCVNSSEVQTALKGKDIYLGLGLLEGLETKMVNRIVEEREKNGNYTSLENFIRRIAAGVETIQTLIFIGAFRFTGKQKNELLVEARMLLVNFRPENRGMTLIEEPVQEFRLPELKRERFEDAFDEIEIIGFPISCSPFDLLQTKYRGSVFVKDLAKYHKRQVKMLAYLISRKHVPTKKGAMYFGTWIDANGEYFDTAHFPDSLKEYDFQGGGCYLLLGTVEIDYHFPTITVHKMAKMQMIPDPRYSSDQEKNYQVHHKIREDVSMTSRKPYPQAHEIGLPRQRINIGLR; this is encoded by the coding sequence GGGAAGTGAACCGGATGATGACCGCACACAACTGCGACGGTGCAGAACTTTCGGAAATAGCTCCCGATTTTGAAAACGTATTTGTGGTTTATCCACTGCAGAATATTCCGAAGCAGCTTAAAGACAATGAATATATTGGCATCCGGGAAGAAGAGCTGAATTTCCTGGTACGGCCTGAATTGAAGAAGCATATGGACCGGATGGTGATTCTACAGCCGGTAACCTTCATTTCCCAGAAAGAATATAATCTGCACATGATCCTAAGGGCGATCGATAACAATACGTTGTTGTCCAAACTCTCCGAACATGATATTTGCCGCAAATCCGAATATTTTAAATCCGAACGAGAACTGACTGAAGATTTTCAGTTTTATCCTGAAATCATTGAAAATACCCAAAAGCTTCTTGAGGCCTGCAGCTTTGAATTCGATTTTAAAAAAGTCCGAAACAAGCAGCATTATACTAAATCAAAAGCTGCCGACCTGAAGATGCTAACCAGGCTGGCGTATCTTGGACTTGAGAAAAGGTATGGAGCCAATCATGAGGAAGCGAGGAAAAGAGTAGAAAGAGAACTGAAGGTGATTAATGAACGTAATTTCTGTTCTTATTTCCTGATCACCTGGGATATCGTACGTTACAGTAACCGTATGGGATTAATGCATGTGGGAAGGGGAAGCGGTGCAAATTCAATTGTAAGTTATTGCCTGGGGATTACCGACATCTGTCCGCTGGAACTGGATCTTTATTTCGAACGCTTCCTGAACCTGAACCGGAATTCACCTCCTGATTTTGATGTCGACTGGAGCTGGCAGGACAGGGATACGATTCTGGAATATATTTTTAAAAGATACGGGAAAGAACATGTGGCCTTTTGCGGAACGAATGTTCAATTTAAATACAAATCCATTTTCCGGGAGGTAGGAAAAGTCTTCGGGTTGCCGAAAGAAGAACTCGACAGCCTGGCGAATGATCCGATTGAAAAACATGACCGGAATTCCATCGTAAAGCATGTTCATCGCTATGGGGCTTTAATGGAGAAATTCCCGAACCAGCGCAGCATGCATGCCTGCGGAATCCTGATCTCCGAAGAACCGATTACCAATTTTACCGCACTGGAAATGCCGCCTAAAGGTTTTCCGATCGCTCAGTTCGATATGGATACGGCGGAAGACATGCGGCTTGAAAAATTAGATATCCTTTCCCAGCGCGGATTGGGAACAATTAACGATACGGTGGCACTCATTAAGAAAACCAGGGCAATTGATATTGATATCCGGGATACCCGCATTTCCAAAAATGAACAAAAATGCAATGAATACCTGGCTATAGGAAAAACCATTGGCTGTTTTTATATCGAATCTCCGGCGATGCGTGGATTGCTCAGAAGATTAAAATGTGACAATTACAGAATATTGGTGGCTGCTTCTTCCATTATCCGTCCCGGAGTGGCCCAAAGCGGAATGATGCGGGAATATATTTTCAGGCACAACCATCCTGATCGGTTTGAATACTTCCATCCGATATTTGAGGAAAACCTGAAAGAAACGTACGGAATTATGGTCTATCAGGAAGATGTAATCAAAATTGCCCAGTATTTCGGAGGCGTTTCCCTGGCGGATGCAGACACACTTCGCAGGGCGATGAGCGGAAAAGGGAGGTCCATAGAGAAACTGCAGGAAGTAAAGGCTAACTTTTTTGAAAAATGCAAAGATGAAGGACATTCCGAAGCTCTTACTGTTGAGGCTTTCCGGCAGATTGAATCTTTTGCCGGCTACTCTTTCTGCAAGGCACACTCGGCTTCTTATGCAGTAGAAAGCTATCAGAGCCTGTATCTAAAAGTCTATTATCCATTGGAATTTATGGTGTCTGTAATCAACAACCAGGGCGGATTTTACCGTACTGAAGTCTATATTCATGAAGCGAAAATGTCCGGCGGAAATATCCAGCTTCCGTGTGTAAATTCGAGTGAGGTGCAGACAGCATTGAAAGGAAAAGACATTTATCTGGGACTTGGTTTACTGGAAGGGCTCGAAACAAAAATGGTCAACAGAATTGTAGAAGAGCGTGAAAAAAACGGAAATTATACCTCCTTAGAAAATTTCATCAGGCGTATTGCTGCAGGAGTAGAAACCATTCAGACTTTGATTTTTATCGGTGCATTTAGATTTACCGGCAAACAAAAAAATGAATTGCTGGTGGAAGCCCGGATGCTGCTGGTAAACTTCAGGCCTGAAAACCGTGGGATGACGCTGATTGAAGAGCCTGTGCAGGAATTCAGGCTTCCGGAGCTGAAAAGAGAACGCTTTGAAGATGCTTTTGATGAAATTGAAATCATCGGGTTTCCGATTTCATGTTCCCCTTTCGATCTGCTGCAAACCAAATACAGGGGTTCGGTGTTTGTAAAGGACTTGGCGAAATACCATAAACGGCAGGTAAAAATGCTCGCTTACCTTATTTCCAGAAAGCATGTGCCGACGAAGAAAGGAGCGATGTATTTCGGAACCTGGATCGATGCCAACGGAGAATATTTTGATACCGCCCATTTCCCGGACAGCCTGAAGGAATATGATTTCCAGGGCGGGGGTTGCTATTTGCTGCTCGGAACCGTAGAAATTGATTATCATTTCCCCACCATTACCGTCCACAAAATGGCAAAAATGCAGATGATTCCCGATCCGCGGTATTCTTCCGACCAAGAAAAAAATTACCAGGTGCACCACAAAATCCGGGAAGATGTGAGCATGACCTCACGGAAACCTTACCCGCAGGCCCATGAAATCGGATTGCCAAGGCAGAGAATTAATATCGGACTGAGGTAA